A part of Rhinolophus ferrumequinum isolate MPI-CBG mRhiFer1 chromosome 11, mRhiFer1_v1.p, whole genome shotgun sequence genomic DNA contains:
- the BATF2 gene encoding basic leucine zipper transcriptional factor ATF-like 2 isoform X1, with translation MHLCGGEGLLTGTKARTEGASPCQDPEEHQRQLKKKQRNRTSAQRSRQKHTDKADALHQQHESLEKHNHALRKEIQGLQAELAWWSRTLHMHERLCLMDCASCLAPLPPGSWGQAKRPLDPVPHGQHGCQEQSGFFQTPVCSPSSQQVSPDQEPHGSPGLFLSPLPSLSLGSTTMTAPPAQLSPNPVQSASPSDSSRLSPCSRLNALLLSPSAQPAPPEPLGPEHLTREKLESSLHSPSAALGLVCLQDREPTPAFSAADQQGLGVGLSPHPLLAFPLLSSAQVYF, from the exons ATGCACCTCTGCGGGGGTGAAGGGCTCCTAACTGGTACG AAGGCCAGGACGGAGGGCGCAAGTCCCTGCCAGGACCCAGAGGAGCATCAGAGGCagctgaagaagaaacagaggaatcGGACATCTGCCCAGCGCAGCCGGCAGAAGCACACAGACAAGGCAGACGCCCTGCACCAG CAGCATGAGTCACTGGAGAAACACAACCATGCCCTGCGGAAGGAGATCCAGGGCCTGCAGGCTGAGCTGGCGTGGTGGAGTCGGACCCTGCACATGCATGAGCGCCTGTGCCTCATGGACTGTGCCTCCTGTTTGGCTCCTTTGCCCCCTGGCAGCTGGGGCCAGGCCAAGCGGCCCCTGGACCCAGTGCCCCATGGACAACATGGCTGCCAGGAGCAATCGGGCTTCTTCCAGACCCCAGTCTGCTCTCCCTCATCTCAGCAAGTCTCTCCAGATCAAGAGCCTCATGGTTCCCCTGGCCtcttcctgtcccctctgccttcACTGTCCCTTGGCTCTACTACAATGACAGCACCCCCTGCCCAACTATCTCCCAACCCTGTTCAATCTGCTTCACCTTCTGACTCCAGCCGACTGAGTCCTTGCTCCAGGCTCAATGCCCTGCTGCTTAGCCCCTCAGCCCAACCTGCCCCCCCAGAGCCCCTTGGGCCAGAACACCTCACCAGGGAGAAGCTGGAGTCTTCACTCCACAGTCCCTCGGCTGCTCTGGGGCTGGTCTGTCTGCAGGACAGGGAGCCCACACCTGCGTTCTCAGCAGCAGATCAGCAAGGGTTGGGTGTAGGTCTTAGCCCGCACCCCCTCCTGGCCTTCCCCCTGCTCTCCTCTGCTCAAGTCTACTTCTAA
- the BATF2 gene encoding basic leucine zipper transcriptional factor ATF-like 2 isoform X2 — MHLCGGEGLLTGTKARTEGASPCQDPEEHQRQLKKKQRNRTSAQRSRQKHTDKADALHQHESLEKHNHALRKEIQGLQAELAWWSRTLHMHERLCLMDCASCLAPLPPGSWGQAKRPLDPVPHGQHGCQEQSGFFQTPVCSPSSQQVSPDQEPHGSPGLFLSPLPSLSLGSTTMTAPPAQLSPNPVQSASPSDSSRLSPCSRLNALLLSPSAQPAPPEPLGPEHLTREKLESSLHSPSAALGLVCLQDREPTPAFSAADQQGLGVGLSPHPLLAFPLLSSAQVYF; from the exons ATGCACCTCTGCGGGGGTGAAGGGCTCCTAACTGGTACG AAGGCCAGGACGGAGGGCGCAAGTCCCTGCCAGGACCCAGAGGAGCATCAGAGGCagctgaagaagaaacagaggaatcGGACATCTGCCCAGCGCAGCCGGCAGAAGCACACAGACAAGGCAGACGCCCTGCACCAG CATGAGTCACTGGAGAAACACAACCATGCCCTGCGGAAGGAGATCCAGGGCCTGCAGGCTGAGCTGGCGTGGTGGAGTCGGACCCTGCACATGCATGAGCGCCTGTGCCTCATGGACTGTGCCTCCTGTTTGGCTCCTTTGCCCCCTGGCAGCTGGGGCCAGGCCAAGCGGCCCCTGGACCCAGTGCCCCATGGACAACATGGCTGCCAGGAGCAATCGGGCTTCTTCCAGACCCCAGTCTGCTCTCCCTCATCTCAGCAAGTCTCTCCAGATCAAGAGCCTCATGGTTCCCCTGGCCtcttcctgtcccctctgccttcACTGTCCCTTGGCTCTACTACAATGACAGCACCCCCTGCCCAACTATCTCCCAACCCTGTTCAATCTGCTTCACCTTCTGACTCCAGCCGACTGAGTCCTTGCTCCAGGCTCAATGCCCTGCTGCTTAGCCCCTCAGCCCAACCTGCCCCCCCAGAGCCCCTTGGGCCAGAACACCTCACCAGGGAGAAGCTGGAGTCTTCACTCCACAGTCCCTCGGCTGCTCTGGGGCTGGTCTGTCTGCAGGACAGGGAGCCCACACCTGCGTTCTCAGCAGCAGATCAGCAAGGGTTGGGTGTAGGTCTTAGCCCGCACCCCCTCCTGGCCTTCCCCCTGCTCTCCTCTGCTCAAGTCTACTTCTAA
- the BATF2 gene encoding basic leucine zipper transcriptional factor ATF-like 2 isoform X3 has product MHERLCLMDCASCLAPLPPGSWGQAKRPLDPVPHGQHGCQEQSGFFQTPVCSPSSQQVSPDQEPHGSPGLFLSPLPSLSLGSTTMTAPPAQLSPNPVQSASPSDSSRLSPCSRLNALLLSPSAQPAPPEPLGPEHLTREKLESSLHSPSAALGLVCLQDREPTPAFSAADQQGLGVGLSPHPLLAFPLLSSAQVYF; this is encoded by the coding sequence ATGCATGAGCGCCTGTGCCTCATGGACTGTGCCTCCTGTTTGGCTCCTTTGCCCCCTGGCAGCTGGGGCCAGGCCAAGCGGCCCCTGGACCCAGTGCCCCATGGACAACATGGCTGCCAGGAGCAATCGGGCTTCTTCCAGACCCCAGTCTGCTCTCCCTCATCTCAGCAAGTCTCTCCAGATCAAGAGCCTCATGGTTCCCCTGGCCtcttcctgtcccctctgccttcACTGTCCCTTGGCTCTACTACAATGACAGCACCCCCTGCCCAACTATCTCCCAACCCTGTTCAATCTGCTTCACCTTCTGACTCCAGCCGACTGAGTCCTTGCTCCAGGCTCAATGCCCTGCTGCTTAGCCCCTCAGCCCAACCTGCCCCCCCAGAGCCCCTTGGGCCAGAACACCTCACCAGGGAGAAGCTGGAGTCTTCACTCCACAGTCCCTCGGCTGCTCTGGGGCTGGTCTGTCTGCAGGACAGGGAGCCCACACCTGCGTTCTCAGCAGCAGATCAGCAAGGGTTGGGTGTAGGTCTTAGCCCGCACCCCCTCCTGGCCTTCCCCCTGCTCTCCTCTGCTCAAGTCTACTTCTAA